One window of Bacteroides sp. AN502(2024) genomic DNA carries:
- a CDS encoding alpha-N-acetylglucosaminidase — MKRKSVYMCLVMFFMSLVLQAKDKDVAVAEALVKRLLPSYIESFQFQKLKGAKDCFTIESVKDKIVIGGNNANSMAMGLNHYLKYYCLTTVSWYADIAVEIPAELPMLGEKVVSEARVDTRFFLNYCTYGYTMPWWQWKEWERFIDWMALNGINMPLAITGQEAVWYKVWSKMGMSDIEIRSYFTGPPYLPWHRMANIDRWNGPLPMEWLEHQVSLQKKILARERELNMKPVLPAFAGHVPADLKRIYPKADIQHLGKWAGFTDTYRCNFLNPNDALFAKIQKLFLDEQKKLFGTDHIYGLDPFNEVDPPSFEPEYLRKIASDMYATLTAADPKAQWMQMTWMFYHDKEKWTSPRIEALLTGVPQNKTYLLDYHCENIELWKTTEKFYGQPYIWCYLGNFGGNTTLTGNVKESGARLENAIINGGDNLKGIGSTLEGLDVVQFPYEYILEKAWSLNVDDNKWIECLADRHVGCVSQPVRDAWKILFNDIYIQVPRTLGTLPGYRPVLNKNSEKRTSNVYSNVELLEVWRKLNEAPSDRRDAFRLDLITVGRQVLGNYFLDVKMEFDRMVEAKDYQALKACGEKMKEILNDLDRLNAFHPYCSLDKWIDDARKMGDSPQLKDYYEKNARNLITTWGGSLNDYASRSWAGLISDYYAKRWEVYIHTFINAAGKGVEVDQKQLEDELKEIEAGWVNATGRKDIRKDVHSTNDGLLSFSTFLFSKYQRLVK; from the coding sequence ATGAAGAGAAAAAGTGTATACATGTGTCTGGTTATGTTTTTTATGTCGTTGGTTCTTCAGGCTAAAGACAAAGACGTAGCTGTTGCCGAAGCATTAGTGAAACGTTTGCTGCCGTCATACATCGAGAGTTTTCAGTTTCAAAAGTTAAAAGGAGCTAAAGACTGCTTTACGATAGAATCCGTAAAAGATAAAATTGTAATAGGTGGAAACAACGCTAACTCAATGGCGATGGGGTTGAACCATTACCTGAAGTATTACTGTCTCACTACGGTGTCATGGTATGCGGATATAGCCGTTGAAATTCCTGCAGAATTGCCAATGCTTGGTGAGAAGGTCGTTTCGGAAGCGAGAGTAGATACTCGTTTTTTCCTGAATTACTGCACGTATGGTTACACTATGCCTTGGTGGCAATGGAAAGAATGGGAACGTTTTATTGACTGGATGGCCCTTAATGGCATAAATATGCCTTTGGCAATCACCGGACAAGAAGCAGTGTGGTATAAAGTCTGGTCGAAAATGGGAATGTCGGACATCGAAATACGCTCTTACTTCACGGGCCCCCCGTATCTGCCTTGGCATCGGATGGCTAACATCGATCGTTGGAATGGTCCGTTGCCGATGGAATGGCTGGAACATCAGGTAAGTTTGCAGAAAAAAATACTTGCACGTGAGCGTGAATTGAATATGAAGCCCGTATTACCAGCCTTTGCCGGACATGTTCCTGCCGATTTAAAACGGATTTATCCCAAGGCCGATATCCAACATTTGGGCAAATGGGCTGGCTTTACTGATACATACCGTTGTAACTTTCTGAATCCTAACGACGCTTTATTTGCGAAAATTCAGAAGCTATTTCTTGATGAACAAAAAAAACTTTTCGGAACCGATCATATTTATGGTTTAGACCCTTTCAATGAGGTGGACCCACCAAGTTTCGAACCCGAATATTTGCGGAAGATAGCTTCGGATATGTACGCTACATTGACGGCTGCTGATCCCAAAGCCCAATGGATGCAAATGACATGGATGTTTTATCATGATAAAGAGAAGTGGACGTCTCCACGAATAGAAGCTTTATTGACGGGTGTTCCGCAGAATAAGACATATCTGCTTGATTATCATTGTGAAAACATTGAGCTTTGGAAAACTACCGAGAAATTTTATGGACAACCTTATATTTGGTGTTATCTAGGCAATTTCGGAGGAAACACAACCTTGACAGGTAACGTCAAAGAAAGTGGCGCACGACTTGAGAATGCTATCATTAATGGTGGAGACAACCTTAAGGGAATCGGCTCTACACTGGAAGGATTGGATGTTGTACAGTTTCCTTACGAATACATCCTTGAGAAAGCATGGAGTCTGAATGTGGATGATAATAAATGGATTGAATGTCTGGCAGACAGACATGTGGGATGCGTGTCGCAACCTGTGCGCGATGCTTGGAAAATATTATTCAATGATATTTATATACAGGTGCCGCGCACATTGGGCACTTTACCCGGATATCGCCCCGTATTGAATAAGAATAGTGAAAAACGGACCAGTAATGTGTACAGTAATGTTGAACTATTAGAGGTTTGGAGAAAACTGAACGAAGCGCCTTCTGACCGGAGGGATGCTTTTCGTCTGGATTTGATTACTGTAGGCAGGCAGGTGCTTGGAAACTATTTTCTTGATGTGAAAATGGAGTTTGACAGGATGGTCGAAGCTAAAGATTATCAGGCTTTGAAAGCTTGTGGCGAAAAAATGAAAGAAATATTGAATGATTTGGATAGACTGAATGCCTTTCATCCTTACTGTTCTCTGGATAAATGGATTGATGATGCGCGGAAGATGGGGGATTCTCCCCAGTTGAAAGACTATTATGAAAAGAACGCTCGCAACTTGATTACTACTTGGGGAGGAAGCCTGAACGATTATGCCAGCCGTTCATGGGCAGGACTGATAAGTGATTATTATGCAAAACGTTGGGAGGTGTATATCCATACATTTATCAATGCGGCTGGGAAAGGTGTGGAAGTGGATCAGAAACAACTTGAAGATGAATTAAAAGAAATAGAAGCAGGTTGGGTAAATGCAACGGGTCGGAAAGATATCCGGAAAGATGTTCATTCAACAAATGACGGATTGCTATCATTCTCCACCTTTTTATTTAGCAAATACCAAAGACTGGTGAAATAA
- a CDS encoding RNA polymerase sigma factor gives MSQKYSQDEAQALVKALKEGNQLAFSIVYKTYAAQTFSLAFKYLLNKELAEDAVQNLFLKLWLKKEEIDETKPINRYLFTMLKNDLLNTLRDSKKNIYLLEDCLSMVLELEDNSQNENLKQEQMNIIQQALEQLSPQRRKIFEMKVSGKYSNQEIADKLNLSINTIKFQYSQSLKQIRATVGELSLLLLYCMM, from the coding sequence ATGTCCCAGAAATACTCACAGGATGAAGCCCAAGCTTTGGTTAAGGCTCTGAAAGAGGGGAACCAGCTGGCATTTAGTATTGTATACAAGACATATGCGGCGCAGACCTTTTCTTTGGCATTTAAATATTTGCTCAATAAGGAATTGGCTGAAGATGCTGTGCAGAACTTATTCTTAAAACTTTGGCTGAAAAAAGAAGAGATCGATGAAACAAAACCTATAAACAGATACCTTTTTACGATGTTGAAGAACGATCTGCTCAATACGTTAAGAGATTCAAAGAAAAATATCTATTTACTTGAGGATTGCCTTTCAATGGTTTTGGAATTGGAAGACAATTCTCAAAACGAAAATCTTAAGCAAGAACAAATGAACATCATACAACAAGCTCTTGAGCAACTTTCGCCGCAACGTCGCAAGATTTTTGAAATGAAAGTTTCAGGAAAATACTCCAATCAGGAAATAGCTGATAAACTCAATCTTTCGATAAATACAATCAAATTTCAATATAGCCAATCTTTAAAACAGATTCGCGCAACAGTGGGAGAGCTTAGCCTACTGTTGCTTTATTGTATGATGTAA
- a CDS encoding FecR family protein: protein MKSKQKHTSQDFEVVDGIGKYIDDDIQRIVEGKQIELGDRELPPFDEYRIYKNIQEAVMQEEKRKNRRIRIPLFFKWTVACAIVLLVIGVGYNFYQSHSEANLVYREVCAVRGEKLLVLLPDGSRVWLNADSKLTYPEQFAKYNRNVTLEGEAYFEIAENKKSPFQVLAENVKIQVTGTCFNVKAYASDKVVKTTLDEGSINIGHVQSRRPMQQMLPGQTAVYEKRSNVIKIKTDRYHDDASSWKSNRLIFRNASLKEVLTTLSRHFDIEITVQNEKIASFTYNFVCKGNDLNYVLEVMQSITPVSFKKISEYTYTVE, encoded by the coding sequence ATGAAATCAAAACAGAAACATACAAGTCAGGACTTTGAAGTAGTTGACGGCATCGGGAAATATATTGATGACGACATTCAGAGGATAGTAGAAGGCAAACAGATCGAACTGGGCGACAGAGAACTGCCTCCTTTTGATGAATATCGCATTTATAAGAATATTCAGGAAGCCGTGATGCAGGAAGAAAAACGAAAGAACAGGAGAATCAGAATACCATTGTTCTTTAAGTGGACGGTGGCCTGTGCTATTGTTTTACTTGTGATAGGTGTAGGATATAATTTCTATCAAAGTCATAGTGAGGCAAATCTTGTTTATCGTGAGGTCTGTGCTGTAAGAGGTGAAAAGTTACTCGTATTACTGCCTGATGGTAGCCGGGTGTGGTTAAATGCCGATTCTAAATTGACTTATCCGGAACAGTTTGCGAAATACAACAGGAATGTTACGCTGGAGGGAGAGGCTTATTTTGAAATAGCAGAAAATAAAAAATCACCTTTTCAGGTGCTTGCCGAGAATGTAAAAATACAGGTGACGGGAACATGTTTCAATGTAAAAGCGTATGCTTCGGATAAAGTCGTAAAAACTACACTCGACGAAGGAAGTATCAATATCGGGCATGTACAAAGCCGTAGACCTATGCAGCAAATGCTTCCCGGGCAAACGGCAGTTTATGAAAAAAGGAGTAATGTAATAAAAATAAAAACTGATAGATATCATGATGATGCTTCGAGTTGGAAGAGTAATCGGCTTATTTTCAGAAATGCATCGCTAAAAGAAGTGCTGACAACACTTTCACGGCATTTTGATATAGAGATTACAGTTCAAAATGAAAAGATTGCTTCATTTACGTACAACTTCGTTTGTAAAGGGAACGACTTGAACTATGTCTTGGAGGTGATGCAATCAATAACACCGGTTAGCTTTAAAAAGATATCAGAATATACATATACTGTTGAATAA
- a CDS encoding endonuclease/exonuclease/phosphatase family protein, translating to MKTLLKPIVWVCLFFFAYQSTYAQALKIMSYNCRMSGQMTGYSVKEYAVFIRKYNPDVVMLQEIDYNTKRNKNQDFTTQLAAELGLFSVFGKAMNTGDGEYGVAILSKYPFVYINNKTFEGIDGAKEPRTLLYVDIQEPGTSDVIRIGTTHLDHSTDLIRSAMAEQINERIGTGDTPTLLGGDFNARTDSNVICEVMKNWQRICDDTFTYPADQPTIKIDYIFGLPQNKWKVKSFEVLSNPEVSDHRALFTEVEFVK from the coding sequence ATGAAAACACTTTTGAAGCCCATTGTATGGGTATGCCTTTTCTTCTTTGCATATCAAAGTACGTATGCACAGGCTCTTAAAATAATGAGCTATAATTGCCGGATGTCCGGACAGATGACTGGTTACTCGGTGAAAGAGTATGCGGTATTTATCAGGAAATACAATCCGGATGTCGTCATGTTGCAAGAGATAGATTACAACACAAAAAGGAATAAGAATCAAGATTTTACCACTCAGCTGGCTGCAGAATTGGGATTGTTTTCCGTATTCGGGAAAGCGATGAATACTGGGGATGGAGAATATGGAGTAGCCATACTTTCAAAATATCCTTTTGTTTATATCAATAACAAAACCTTTGAAGGTATAGACGGAGCCAAAGAACCCCGGACGCTATTATATGTGGATATTCAGGAACCCGGAACTTCAGATGTAATCAGAATAGGAACGACTCATCTGGATCACTCGACGGATTTGATAAGGAGCGCAATGGCCGAACAGATTAATGAGCGGATCGGTACGGGAGATACCCCGACGTTGCTGGGGGGAGATTTTAATGCCAGGACCGACTCTAATGTGATTTGTGAAGTAATGAAGAACTGGCAGAGAATCTGCGATGATACATTCACCTATCCGGCAGATCAGCCGACAATCAAGATTGATTATATATTCGGGCTTCCACAGAATAAGTGGAAGGTGAAGTCGTTTGAAGTTTTATCTAATCCGGAGGTATCTGACCACAGAGCTTTGTTTACCGAAGTTGAATTTGTAAAATGA